In Motacilla alba alba isolate MOTALB_02 chromosome 23, Motacilla_alba_V1.0_pri, whole genome shotgun sequence, the following are encoded in one genomic region:
- the C23H1orf216 gene encoding UPF0500 protein C1orf216 homolog, with protein MFAVCPANAPFRQGRGGPALGTALPGAGQGPDSNSNFVGEVCDSNENWSQPAPGSPPEEGSSWSENTTNPSDNLLLLMQRQMVQGRLRDTAPGLGDTHPEQGERSPPEGAEVGGAGGHSAAEEAAGARVKPPSSPAEDNGYASSSLSIDSPDSTCSTAWDPPASAPRAESPPEAELAEPELGTLFPVLAEAVQHLQDKERFKEQEKEKHHIQLVMYRRLALLRWIHGLQQKVVDQQNRLQESFDTILDNRKELIRCMQQGPACVAAAAAPGP; from the coding sequence ATGTTTGCCGTGTGCCCGGCAAACGCCCCGTTCCGGCAGGGCCGGGGGGGCCCCGCGCTGggcactgccctcccaggggcgGGACAGGGGCCGGACTCCAACTCCAACTTCGTGGGAGAGGTGTGTGACAGCAACGAGAACTGGAGCCAGCCAGCGCCGGGGTCCCCGCCGGAGGAGGGCTCCAGCTGGAGCGAAAACACCACAAATCCGTCTGATAATCTGCTGTTATTAATGCAGAGACAGATGGTCCAGGGCCGGCTTAGGGACACCGCCCCGGGCCTGGGTGACACGCACCCCGAGCAGGGGGAGCGCAGCCCCCCCGAGGGAGCCGAGGTCGGCggggcagggggacacagcGCTGCCGAGGAGGCGGCCGGGGCACGCGTGAAGCCCCCGAGCTCCCCTGCAGAGGACAACGGCTacgccagcagctccctcagcatcGACAGCCCCgacagcacctgcagcaccgCCTGGGaccctcctgcctctgccccccGAGCCGAGAGCCCccctgaggcagagctggctgagccGGAGCTGGGGACCCTCTTCCCGGTGCTGGCAGAGGCcgtgcagcacctgcaggacaAGGAGCGCTtcaaggagcaggagaaggagaagcacCACATCCAGCTGGTGATGTACCGGCGCCTGGCCCTGCTGCGCTGGATCCACGGCCTGCAGCAGAAGGTTGTGGACCAGCAGAACCGGTTGCAGGAGAGTTTCGACACCATCCTGGATAATCGCAAGGAGCTCATCCGCTGCATGCAGCAGGGCCCAGCCTGCGTGGCTGCTGCGGCCGCCCCTGGCCCCTGA